The Rhododendron vialii isolate Sample 1 chromosome 3a, ASM3025357v1 nucleotide sequence GAGAATATTAATCCCACCTCTTTGGAGCAAGAGATGGGGCCGACCTGTTAACACTCCCTGTTTCATGGGGAATCCTTGCTTGTCACATCCTCCCATAATCTTGAAAACATAGCCCCTAAACTCCTACTAAACCAAAGAAAAGGCCTTGAGGTAATTATTAAAACTCAGAGTAGAATTCACAGACAGATGTAGGAGTGCAAGTGCATAACTCTCCAAGAGCATCTCTGCTAACCTCTTGTGAGAGCCTCTTGTCATAAAAAGCTCGGCTATGcatttaaaagaaaagagaaaataaaaggccaaTCACTTTTGCATTCTTACAAGGAAAGAACATTTATTAAACTCATAAACTCCAGTACCATACAGGAATATTAACTGTTCAACTTTTTGTACTCCAAAAGGAAGGTTATACGCTCATATTCCATAAATAAGgaaatgtttacaaaaaaactaaaaagtatgTCAAGCAATTAGCGGTTGTTTCATTTCTTCTAGCTCACATTTTCTTGATTGAAAATTTAATATAAACCCATGAAAACCTAAAAACATCAATTGGGTTGGGGAATGCTCAGATTCTATGAGTGTATAGAAAAGTCTTCCATTTCATTATCttattctccttttcttttcttccatagAATCCGTCACAAATTAATGATCCACACACAAGCGTTACTCAAAAGCACTAAATTCCCATTGCAACTATGGCACATAATGATTAATCGAGATAAAATGCCAATACATTAGTATCTTTTGCAGGTAGTGAATTGCATTTGATGTGATATGTATCCATGACTAACAGATTAGAAGGAAGAAAGAGCGCATCGACCTCCAAAAGAGGTACGaacaacaaataaacaaacataTGAAGAAAAAATCACTTCCCAAGAAATACATGTACTTGCAATCTTTTAGTTCACATCACCTGCAAGTTTCCCATTAATATAAGCATGAAGGGCAAGGCCAAGAGATTCCACATGAAGAACAGTTTGAGATCCATCTTTAAGAAAAGGCTCATCAACTTGAACGTTAGTGCTGCAAAAGTATCCAAGAAGCATTATTGAAAAAGCAAACATACCACAGCCAAACCTTCAGATCACAACTAAGATCGTACTGTTACCTTAACAAATACCATAGATAGTCACTTTTGTCAGCTGTAATGTTTATTTGCTCTAATAACCTTGGTTTCATGACTGCATTGCTACTTAAGACACCAATTGGTTCGTTAAACCAACTCCAGCCAGATATAAATCCTCCTGAAGCATCAACTGCATTGCTCGAAGATTGACGCACAAATTTTGGAATTGTAGTTAGAGAATTAATCTGTCATGGAAAAATATCAAAAGTGGCTTGCATTGATATTGGAAAAAAGAGTTCTTCATATTTTGGGGCCCCACCTTCATGAGACACAATAACATCCAAATTGAGGTGATCTCAGATGAAATCGAGAAAAAATACTTAATTGACTGCTTCAGAAGGTATGAAGGAGCCCCACTCGCAAAATGTAATTGTAACAGAGTTCTTGTGCGGTAAGTATAAGCCCTAAATCAAAGAAGACAAGGCTAACCTTTGCGGTGTTAAGCACTACATTTTTGCAGTCAGGTAAGATGGTCACAAACCATGGGGGTAACTGATAAGAATTGTCATTGAAATTCATAGTTGCATCTGATTGGGTACCAATATTGGCCAGAAAAGCAGCACACAATCCCGAGCCAGTTTTATATACACTTGCCTGAAATAGGACACATATGTTTTAAGACAAGCAATACTCCACCATAATTCATAAGCTATAAAGcaggaattgaaaaaagaacatttggtgacaaaacaCGGACATGTTGCGGTAAGTGAAGAAATAAATAGTCTAACTAATCTTAGAGAAGCTGAGCAATGTATGAAAACAGTGCATTTAAGGTAAAAAATTTCATGTACTCCTAAAGTCACTCTCAAagaattttttcactttttctcatagcaaaaattagaaaaagtaGGTAGAGATTTAGGCTAAACTGTTTGTGTTGCGGGCGCAAGTCGAATTTTGACTAAATCTGTAAAAATTTGATCACATAAT carries:
- the LOC131319882 gene encoding beta-galactosidase 8-like, encoding MNFNDNSYQLPPWFVTILPDCKNVVLNTAKINSLTTIPKFVRQSSSNAVDASGGFISGWSWFNEPIGVLSSNAVMKPRLLEQINITADKSDYLWYLLSTNVQVDEPFLKDGSQTVLHVESLGLALHAYINGKLAGDVN